TGCCCGGTACGTGGGTCGAGGATATGCCCGTAACGTTTTCCCTGGTGATGAAAGTACTGGTTGCCTGTTCCGGAGGTTCCGAGCGCTTCGTTCTCGAGACGAATTTCGGCGAGACGCTGCTGCGGCTTGAGCGGGTGACGTAGCGCGACGCGCCAACCCTGAAAGCGTGGCTCGTTACTAGATGCTTCAGTAGCGCCGGGCGCGGTCGATTTCTCCGGTGGATAGCGATCCCCGATCGCCAAAATGCTGCTGTTGCCTCCATGCAGCAGGGCATTGGCGACTCCTTGCTGGCGGAGCAACTCGCCACACCGATCGAGCGTGTAGCCCTTCCCAATCGCGCCGAGGTTGATCTCGACCCCGGGGCGAGCGAAGCGAACAGTTTGCGAGTCGCGGTCGAGCAGCAAATGCTGGCTTCCCACCACGTCGAGCGCAGCTGCAATTTCGTCCGCTGTCGGCACCCGTCCTTCGCGGCGATAGAACCCCCAGCACTTGGTTAGCGGAGCCGATGTAATATCGAATGCGCGACCGGTTTGCTCGTGCAGCCGACATGCGTGGGCCAGAAGTTCAAACAGCCGACCTTCCACCAAGACCGCTTCGCGCGCTGCTGTTTGGTTCAGCCGCGAGACCTCGCTGTGCGAACGAAACACGGTGAGCTGATCTTCGAGCGTCTCGACAAGATCGAGCGCCTCCAGCGCTCCCTCGGCACCCCGGGCATGCTCGCTAGCGGGAAGGATGACCTCCCAGGTGCAGGCCATCGCCTCGCGGGCGACCTCCAGCAAATGGGTTGGCCGCTGCGACTTCACCGACGACGGCGGCGGAAGCTCCCCACGACCTGCCAGCACATCGGCGGCAGCTTCGAGGGCACTTCGGCCGGTCAAAAACTCGCGGCGGCTCGTTCGTGTCGATTCGTCGGATGGCACGCGAAACACTGCTCCAGGGAAGGTAATTCAGGCGTTTTCGGGGGGGTTGCGAGGTGGCAGAGAGCCCTGCTAAGCGGTTTGCTGCTCGCCTCCGTACAGTTTAGCCACTCGCGGCTGCAGCCGCCGAACGGTCTGTAACAGATTCAGCAGAAATCTCTTGCACCCACCTATTATTACTGACGACAATACGCCCTATCTGACGAATCTTTCGGTGCGCTCACCCCCCTGCTTATCTTTCGGTGAGTTGCTACCTGCTTGAACGATGATTTGCGGTGGGGCCTGAGACTGGGCTCGGTGGTTGGCTTTAGTGGTTAGCTCCGTCGTTTGTCGCATGTTGTCTTGCGATCGGGAGGCATTCGCCATGTATCAAACTTGTCCGTTGTGCCGGCAGCAGATTCCGTATCAGCAGATGGCGGCGCACGAAGAGCAGCATCGTCGCTTGGCGACTGTTGGAGTACCGACAGGTGTCGCTTCGAGCACTCCACTGGCGATTCCTCACGGACCGACCATTCAACCAACCCTCACCGCGCCTCAAGTGGCTCCCTATCGCGGTGGAACTCCGCAGGTGTTTGTCCACAAAGCTTGCTCGAGCGCGACGATGATCCCGCCCGAGTATGTGCGCAACTATCTCCACGACCCATTTGTGTTTCCCGATGCCTGGCCCTGCAGCGGCTGTCAGCGTCCGGTCGCTACTAGCGAACTGTTTTGGGAAGGGACGCAAACGACCCTGCTCGAGTATGGTCGTCAGCTGCGGATTGAATACATCCAGGAAAAAGGGCTCAACCCGGCCGATTTCGACTGGGGACCGACTGGTCCGATGCGACGCGCAGTGGTGCGCAAGTCGGACATCGGCGGCATGCTGGCCACCACAGCGCTCGTGGGTGGAGTGGTGCTCGTTGGCTGCGTGATGCTGGGAGTTGGCGTCTATTTATTTGCTTCGGTAATGCCTGATGGCGATGCCAATACTGCCACGCCCACCGTCGTAACGCAGCCGGCTGGAAACAATGGATCGACGGTTGCTGCGCCTCCACCACCGGTGGCCAGCAACGGTCCCTCGCCATACACGCCACCGGCGATTCCGAGTCCGATGATTCCGTCGCCGCCGAGCTTCGAACCACCTTCGTTTCGGCCACCCACGTCCTCTTTTGGACCTGGAGGCACGTACGATCCTCGTGCCGATATCAATCGACAATTGGAAGAGTCGCGGCAACGCTCGGAACAAATGCGCCGCGAAAGTGAAGAGCGGATGCGCGAGATTCAAGACCGCATGCGACGACGAAGCGAGGAGTTGCGCTCGCGGTTTGGACCGTAAATTCCTGCGGTTTTTAGCACAACTGCAGCGCGAGTCAGTTGGAACATCCCGACGTGCCACGGGGGCGGCGCGGCGGGAAAGTTTGGGAAAGAAACGATGAACACAGCATCTTTAGTGGCGATCTCAGAAGCAAAAACATCTAGTGTGCGCACACTCGCGTGGCGACTCCGGAGCTTGGGAGCGATCGGGCTCAGCCTCGCGCTGTGCATACCAGTCGCTGGTCAAGACACCGGTGGCCCTGGGTCGTTAGGTGGCAGTGCACCAGTAGGGGAGAAAGTCGAGAACGGTGGCGGGGTCGCTCCGAAGCCAGAAGCTGCGGCACGTGCCGCGAAGGGACTAGCCACAAAAGAACAAGCGCCAAACCCGGTGGAGAAGGCGCTCGCAGCGACGATGAGCGTCGATTTTCAGGATACGCCGCTGCGCGATGTGATCCAGTTCCTTAAGGAAACAACGGGAGTTCCGATCTATATCGCCTCCGCCAAGCTCGAAGAAACGGGGCTTTCGGACGACGTTCCTGTGTCGATCTCCGCCGAGAATCTCCCGATGATCACGGTCCTCGAGATGATTCTGGAGCCGCTCGACTTGGCCGTTGTGGACTACGAAAATCGGATTCTGATCACGTCGGCAGACGCAGCGAGTTCGATCCTCGATAGCCGCATTTACGATGTCAGTGCGATTCAGCGGGCTGCAGGTGAAGTAGTGGGCGATTCCATCACTTCCGACGAGTTGATCGAGCTCATCACAAAGCTTGTCGAGCCTACCAACTGGAGTGCTGTCGGCGGCCCTGGTGAGATCACGCGCCTGGGTGAAAAAATCGTGATCCTCCAAGATCACCATAGCCATCGTCAAATCGAGAAACTGCTCCGCAAGATGGCGCGCTCGCTCGACATCGACCCGAACTTGGTTCGCATCACGCGATAAGAAACCACTCGTTTGAAACTCACACGACAGCCGGCCGACACAGGTGTCGCCGGCTTTAAGAGTGTTCGACCGAACTAACGGAGCGAGCGTTCTTACGAGCGATAATTCTCGTGGCAAGCGGTGCAGGCTTTGCCAATTTCGGTCGATGCCGAGGAAGCTGCTTCGAAGTTCTTTAGCCGCACAGCTTCGGCGATCTCTTTGCCCGCCTTTTTCATTTGCTCGCAGAAGACTTTGTACTCGTCGTCATCGGCGTCCATCATCCCCTCTTTGGTCAGCACGTCGCCAATCACGGCAATGATCTCGGCGTCGTGCAGAATCTTATCCGCGTTGGCGGTGAAGGAACCTTTGTCGGCGAGCGCCGGTTTCAGACGAGGTTCGTAAATGTTCTCGAGGTGCATCATCAGTGGCGAACGATCGCAAACATTTGGCCAGGTGACTTTGGTTTCCGCTTCTTTCCCGGCATAAGGGGAACTGCCACTCAGCAGATCCTGCAACTCTTGCTTGCGCAGTTTGGCTTCCTGAAACACCTGCGATGTGCCGACCTTCGAGTTCGCGGCTGTTCGGCCAATGATGTCGCGAGCAGCAGGAGCATCTTTCTTCCAGCGCACTTCGCCGTCGTAGTCGCCAGCCACAGCAAACAGCATGGCGAGCATGCTGAAATCGCGGCGAGCAGCTTTGTAGCCCCGTCCGGCGAAATCGCTTGGCGTCGTAATCCCGGTATCGATCACAAGCTTGAGGGCTTTGATCTCATCCTCGATCGTGGTGGGACTGATGAGTGCCGACCAACCGGTGCCACTGGTGGGTCCACCAGCGTTAGCCATCGGGGCAGCTGCTCCACCAGAAGGGGCTGCAACAACAGCCTTGCTCAAGTCGGCGGGACGTCCACCCACCAGACCGTCGCGAAAGGCATCTTCGAAGAAGGTGGAATCATTCGCCGGGAAAGCTGGCGGCTTGGCGCGCGTGATCGTTTTCGGCGGCTTCTGCTGCGCGCTGGCGGTCGGAATCGCAGCCACGGCAAGCAGTCCGATGATCAACCAACTGGCAATGGCGGCGTTGCTGGCGAAAAGTTTTTCGACCCACAAATTTGAGCGCATGGGCAAGTCTCTGTCGCAGCGGAGGAGATTGTTGGAGAAGCGTCGGCCACCCTAGCTGGCGTTTCGAGGGGACCTTCTACTTTACTTTACCTGGAAGCGCTCGGCCGGGCCAGGAAGTACTCAGGGAAGCTGCAAACCTCGGCTGATAAAGCCACTCCGATGGCAAGCGAAAGTGCCGCGACTACTGCGGCGGCAGGTAGGGATTCGGCGGCAGTGGCGGCGTGAATCCGGAATCGGCCGGAGCAGGCGTAAACCCTGTTGGCGGGCTGATGTACGTCTCGCCCGATCCGGGACGCATCCCAGCGCTTGGAGGTGGAGCCGAAACACCATCGGGCAGGTAAAGCTGCGGCTCGCCTCCCGGCAAACCATCGCCAGGAAGTCCGATTTTCGGTGGCTGGCTCTGCTCAGCAGCGGCTGCGGCACCCGGTGGCAAGCTGGTCACACCACCACCGCGAACTTGATCGCGCAGCGATTGTGCACGCGACTGAAGTTGTTCTGGGGGAACCACTTCCTGCGGCACGAGGGTGACATCGACGATCCGCTCATCGCGGAACTCACGTGTCGTGAGATTCTCGGCCGCGAAATCGAGTGGCGGAATTTGGTACCACGGCGGCGAAATCTCTTGGTATAGCGTTTCGGTGCGATAGCCATCTTTGATGATCGTGAGCTTACGCGTGCCGTAATAGATGAAATTGGTCGAGCACGGCGTAACCCCTACCTCTTGGTCGTCAACAAACACCTGAGCACCCGGAGGAAAAGTGCGGACTGTTAATCGACGACGAACGCAGCCTGTCGAGAACAAACAGAGCACTACAAGCAACCCAATCACAGACCACCGGCCCGTGGGGCTGGAAGTGCGGCGTGCTTCGGGTGAATGTGTCTGCGTGGTCATGAAAATCGTGGCTGGTTGTGGGGGAAAATCGCGGCGGGAGTTTAGCGAGAGCTGCGGGCCGCGTGTAGAGCAACTTCTGATCCTGCCTGCTGATCCTGACTCCTCCATTTTGGGCAACTTGGGCAGAGATCGATGAACATTGATATTCGAGCTGCGTAAACGCTGTTACTCATTTCAGTGACAAACCAAGGATGGGGCGACTGCATCGCGTAGTTCGGAATTGACCCTTCCCCCGCATCGCTCCTACAATGCAATTCCTTTCCTTCACCGCAACTAACCACAGTCGTGCCATGCCTTTAGATCTCTTTACTGCCACCGCTTGGCGAATCGTTCGTCAGGGACTTATCGCGGCAACTTTGCTCGGACTGGTAGTTTGCGCAAACTCGGCAAAGGGAGTTGATCCCAACCGGACTGCCGACCCTACCCGTCCGATTGCCCCTGCTGGCGAACTCGATGCGCCGTTCGACCCGAGTGCTCCGGCATCGGAAGGTGCGTCACAGCCAAGGTTTAACTTGCCCGCTGCCCTTCCCGGTCTGGCTGGTGACGGCGGAATCGCTGGTGGTTTGGGGCTTGGCGATAGCAGTGGCGAGCATGTCTTTTTCAGTGCCAAGCTGACAGCCGAGGAAGGAACCAACCGTGGCACCATCTCGCTGACAGCCGACATCGAACAAGGGTTTCACATCTATTCGATCACTCAGCCTCCCAAAGGGCCGCAAAAGTCGGTGATCGAGCTGGTTCCGCATCCGCAAGTCAAGCTCTCAGGACGGTTTACGCCCGATCAGGAACCCAAACTGCACGACACGGGAATCTTCCCGGTGCTGGCCGAGGAACATACGGGCAAAATCACCTGGAGCGCTCCGGTCGAGTTCTCTGAAGGTGTTAATCCTGAGGAACTTACGCTCGAGATTAGTTTCCAGGGCCAAGTTTGCGACGACATCAAAGGAAGCTGCCAAAACATCGAACCGACCAAGGTTGCTGCAAAGTTCAGTGGCACCACTCAGCCCGCTGAATCGTCAGGTGTCTACCTCCCCAAATTTGGCAAACTGAAACTCGAAGGAACGATCGAACCCGCCGTCGCCAACCCTGGCTCGGTCATCACCGTCACGATTAAGGCAACTCCGATCGATGGCTACCACGTTTACGCCTACGCACCCGTCGATCGTCCAGATGTGATTGCGAATAAGCCAACGCTGATCGATATTTCGCGGCGGCTCGGCTGGAAGATGGGAGAGGTCAAAGCCTCGAGCGAGCCAATCTTCAAGAAAGGGGACGCCGTTGTCGGCGACTCGTACTACCACGAAGAGCCGATCACTTGGACCACCACGGTGGCCGTGCCAATGGAAGCCACCTTCGGCGACTTCGATCTGGTGGGCTATATCGGCTATCAAACCTGCCTCGACACCAGTTGTCTGCAGCCAACCGGTGCCCAGTTCAAGGCCACCGTGACCGTGAGCCAGGATTCACCGAGCGGTGTCCAAAAACTCGCCTTCTCGGATTACAGCTACGCCAAAGTCGCCGAGCTTGCCAAAGAGTCGTCCGAGTTGAAACTCGCCGCCTCACCAAGCGGGCGCGATCTGCCGATCAACTGGGGCACACTGACGCCGATCTTGGGACTCGCCTTCTTGGGCGGGCTCATCCTGAACCTGATGCCGTGCGTCTTGCCGGTGCTGGGGCTCAAGATCCTTTCCTTTGCGAAACAAGGTGGTCAAAGCCGCAGCAAAGTCATTCTGCTCAATGTCGCCTATACCGCAGGCCTCTTATCAGTGTTTCTCGTCCTAGCTGCCCTCGTGGCGTTCGCCAACATGGGTTGGGGCGAGCAGTTCACGCAGCTCTGGTTCCGCGTCACCGTCACTGCGATTGTGTTTGTGATGTCGCTCAGCTTTTTGGGTGTATGGGAACTCCCGATTCCCGGTTTTGCAACCTCGGAAAAAGCGAGCGAACTGCAGAGCCAAGAAGGTGTGCAAGGTGCGTATTACAAGGGGATTTTCACCACGGTGATCGCTACCCCTTGCAGCGGACCGTTCCTCGGAACGGTGCTGGGGCTGACGCTCGATCAGCCGATCCCCGCGATCTTTATGATCTTCACGATGGCCGGTCTCGGCATGGCTTCCCCTTATTTGCTCGTGGGTCTATTCCCACAACTTTCGCGAGTGATTCCTAAGCCTGGCGCTTGGATGGAAACGTTCGAGCGTCTACTCGGCTTCCTGATGCTGCTGGCTGCTGTGGTGCAATTCTCCACGATCGGCGCCGAGCACTACACCGCTGCCCTGATGCTGATGGTCGGACTCGCTTTTGCCTGCTGGATGATCGGCCGCGTCCCCGAAACGGCCACCACCAATCAGAAAATCAGTAGCTGGTTTACCGGAACCGCTGTGGCAGCCACGATTGGCTTTCTCGCCTTCGCCTTCCTGACAGCTCCGCACGCAAGTGAAGAATTGCCGTGGCAGCCATACTCCAAAGCGAGCCTCGCGCAGCTGCAGAGTGAGGGTAAAACGGTGCTCGTCGATTTCACGGCCGATTGGTGCCTCACCTGCCAGTACAACTCGCGCACCGCGATCAACACCCCCAAGGTGCAAGAGTTGGTGAAGAAGAACGGCGTCGTGACGCTGCTGGCCGACTGGACGAATCCCTCGCCCGAAATCAAAGACCAGCTGACTGCCCTTCGCAAAGCTTCGATTCCGCTGCTGGTGGTTTACCCTGCCGGAAAACCGCAAGACGCGATCGTCCTGCCCGACCTGATTTTCGAGAACCAGGTGATCGAAGCCCTGGAAAAAGCGGGTCCTTCGCAGGGAGAGAGTGCCGCCGCACAAGCGGTGGTGGGGTCGACGAATCACGCCGCACGCTAGATACTCTAGGGATACCATCAGCTAGCAAGTCGCGCGCAACATTCTTTCTGCTTACGGGGCTCGTTGCTCCCGTAAGCCTGTTGTTGTCGATCTCCTCAAAGTGCACGCCCCAGTGCGTCTTCCGAGGGGACTTCGCCTGCGCCACTTTTGCTCGCCACCAGTCCCTAGCCCCCAGCCGCTTCTCCCATGTACGCTCCCCCTGTCCGCCGTGCGATCATTAGTGTCAGCGACAAAACCGGCCTGGCTTCGTTTGCCAAAGGGCTCGTCGCCTGTGGAGTCGAAATCTATAGCACCGGTGGAACGCGCAAGCACCTGATCGATCATGGTGTCGCAGCGCGCGACGTGGCTGAGTACACCCAGTTTCCCGAAATGCTCGATGGCCGTGTAAAAACGCTCCATCCCAAAATCTTCGGTGGGATTTTGGTCCGTCACGATCAGCCGGAAGATCTCGAACTGATCGCCGAGCATGGAATCGTGACGATGGAACTGGTGGTGGTAAATCTCTACCCGTTCCAGGAGACAATTGCTCGCGAAGGGGTGACGCGCGAAGAGGCGATCGAGCAGATCGACATCGGTGGGCCGAGCCTCGTCCGCGCTGCTGCCAAGAACCACGCCTTCACCAGCATCGTCACCTCGGCCGAGCAGTACGGCGAAGTGCTGGGCGAAATCCGGGCGCACGGTGCGACGTCGCTCGAGCTGCGACGTAAACTCGCGGGCCGAGCGTTTGCCAAAACAGCCGACTACGACACCGCCATTGCCGCCTACTTTGCCAAGCAAGAAGGGGACGATTCGATCTTCCCCAAGCAGCTGGCATTGACCTTCGATCGTCAAACAGAACTGCGTTACGGCGAGAACTCGCACCAGCGTGGCGCCGTCTATCAAACACGCGGCAGCAGCGGCCCGAGTCTCGTGACCGCGAAGCAGCTTAACGGCAAAGAGCTGTCGTACAACAACCTGCTCGATCTCGATAGCGCGCTGGCCATTGTGCGCGGCATCGAGATGCCTGCCGTCACCGTCATCAAGCACAACAATCCGTGCGGCGCAGCCACGGGCGACAGCATCTCGCTTGCCTGCAGCAAAGCGCTCGCCGGTGATCCGCAGAGTGCCTTTGGTGGAGTGCTCGGTTTCAATCGCGTTCTCGACATCGCGACCGCCGAACTCCTGAGCACGCCGGGGCTGTTTATCGAAGCGATCGTCGCCCCCGATTTTCACCCAGCCGCGGTGGAAATCCTCCGTACACGTCCGAAGTGGAAAGCGAACGTTCGGCTCTTAAGCGTCGGCCCGCTCGATCGCCCCCCCACCGCCATCAGCTACCGTCAGATCGAGGGTGGCATGCTGGTGCAGGAAGCCGACGTTGGTCGCGATCTGCCGAGCGACTGGAAAGTGGTCACCACCACAACGCCACCTCCTGAAGTCACGCGCGACCTCGCCTTTGGCTGGGAGATGGTCCGCCACGTGAAGAGCAACGCCATCGTCGTCGTGAAAGACACCATGCTTCTCGGGTGTGGTGCCGGCCAGATGAGCCGCGTCGACTCGGTCGAGATTTCCCTCACCAAAGCGGGCGAACGATCGACCGGCGCTGTCCTCGCCAGCGATGCTTTCTTCCCTTTTGCCGACTCAATCGAGCGTGCCGCCAAAGCGGGCATCATCGCCATCATTCAGCCCGGCGGCAGCGTCCGCGACGAAGAAGTGATCGCCGCCTGCAATCAGCACAACATCGCCATGATCTTCACCGGCCGCCGCCACTTCAAACACTAAGCCTCCGTCGCTCGGTTGCCATCAGACTGTGTTAGCAGGACAAATATGTAGGTCAGGTACTCCGTACCTGACAGCCTGGGTGGCACTGCTGGCTTGTCCAGCAGTGAGAATCACAAAGCAGGGTGACATTGATCGATGAACGCAGCAGTAGGTCACTTACGCGCGTACCTGACAGCTCGTAACTCGTAGGGCAGGTGCCTTACCTGCCTACACCGCACAAGCGTCTACAATTCTGTATTGAGCTACGCCTCGCTCCCCTGCTGACGTCTGCTGGGTGCCACTGGCATCTTGCCAGTGCAGACCCTCCATTAACCCCAGCTACCCAGCTGAAGCTTAGGCGAAGTTCTACCAGCAGCCTCTAGCTCGATCGACCCCAACATCGATCACCACAGGCCAGATATTGAACTTCTGCCCTACGAACTAGCTCAAAGCAAAACCCCACCCTCACCTTTTGGTGTTTACATGGTGAAACTGCTACGATTTACTTTGCGTGACTATTTCTGGCTGGTGACTTGCCTAGCATTATCTATTGGCTGGTACACAAGCAGTATTCACCTCACGGAGAAGATTGCGTCACTTCAAGCGAAGCTTGAAATGAGTGATCAGGGATTCTTGCTAAGTTGGTTCGAAGACTTCTTACGTGAGGAGGGCATACAAATGAAGTGGAGACCCGCAACTCATTCGGTAGCATTGAGTTCCGAGAAGACTGGGCGGAGCGTAAGTATTGGCGGTGATGTTGTCTTAAAAAACATGCCGCAAAAGTAACGCAACCAAGCCCTGGAGCTCTGTAGGTCAGGTACGCCATACCTGACAGCACCTAACACACGTAGTCCATGGCCATAATCCATGCAGAGCAACAAAATCTCTCCTTGCCATATCCGTGACTAATTGCACGCCTCTAAGAATTCTGTCAGGCACAGGGCACCTAACCTGCCAATTAAGGGCAATTGATGGACGGAATTACAAGCATCGACAAAGTGGTTGCTATGTATGAGGTTACCTTCAGCCACGCAATCGTTCCTAATATGCAAGCTAAGGTAAAAGTGTTGTCGCGTTCGATCGGCGACTTTATGGCGAGAATCAACGTAGCACGCATTGATAGGCAGCTGGGCTTTAGTGCCGGAGAATGTGGCTTAGGTGATACAGAGCAAGAAGCACTCGATGACTTGTTGACGCGATTCGTTCAGGATGCCCGCATGCACATGCCGCCCAACGGATACTTGAGTAGCGATTTCGAGTGGATATCCGCAGATGAGTTCTAGCCAATAAGCTTCAAAGCGGCTTGTCACTACTGGCGAGGGGCACTTCGGCGGCCATGGGGACTTTGGTGGGTGGGATGGGTTTGCTGCGGAGGACGGTGGTGGCGAGGCCGACGAGAATCAGCGCGGCGCCGACGATGGTCCACCAGGCGGGGGCGTTGCCGTCGGTGAGATAGCCCCAGACAGGGACCAAGATTGGTTCGACGAGCGCGATGAGAGCCGCCTCGTGACCCGGGATCGAGCGGAGCGAGCGGGCGAAGAGGACGTAGGAAAGACCCAGCTGAAGCATTCCAAAGGCGATCAGCAGCGGCCACTGCATTCCCTCGGGGAGCGGCTGATTCCAGAGGGCAAACGGCGCGAGGACGATCGCGTTGGTGAGGTGGCAAACGGCGATCAGCCAAGTGCCGTCGAAGTCGCGCAGCTGGCGCAGAATCAGCACCACTACGGCGTAGCAAACGCCCGACGAGAGAGCGATCGCCACCGCTGCGAGCGATTCTCCTTGGGCCTCAAACCACAAGATCACGGCGATTCCAGCGCCGGCAAAGCACATTTGCAGTACGTCGGCGCGGCGGAGTCGTTCGCCAAGGAACAGCACCCCCACCAGCAGCATCCAGACGGGGCCGGTGCATTGCAGCCAAATGGCGTTGGCCGCGGTTCCCCATTTCATGGCGGTGAGGAATGTGGTGGTCATCAGCGAGAACGAGATCCCCAGCGGCAACAGCAGCCAGCTGAACTTGGGGGCTCGCACCAAGGGCAACAGAATGAGGGTCGCGAACACAGCCCGCCAAAAGCAGAGTCGCTCCGGAGCCCAATCGGCGAGGTATGCAGTTTTGGCGAAAAAGCCGCTGGTGCTCCAGAGCACAGCCGCGACAAACGCCATCATCCGCGCGCGGGCTAAGGTCCGGTCGTCGACAGTGGGGGGAAAGTTCATGGGTCGCAGCTTCGCACGGCTTAGCAGGAGCAAGTTCGTTCGCCAGTGCACCGTTGTGGCATCGCCGCGCGGGTTCGTCTAGCAGCGGTATCCTCCGAATTACCGGAAAAACCGGTCGCCACGCTCCATCGACAGTGGGTGAAACGCCGACCTACAATTTCGAGACTCCCTGGACTGCGAAAATCGGCTGTGAGAAGCCCCCGAGCTGCTTGCGGCAAAAAACTCCCACGAAAGAGCGCTGGATGACTGCTCCGACGAAAAAACCGCTCGCCCGATCGTTCGACTGCATCGTGATCGGGGGTGGACATAACGGGTTGGTGACCGCTGCCTATCTGGCGAAAGCGGGGAAGAAGGTGTGCGTGCTCGAAGCGCGGCATGTCCTGGGT
This window of the Pirellula staleyi DSM 6068 genome carries:
- a CDS encoding FAD:protein FMN transferase, which translates into the protein MPSDESTRTSRREFLTGRSALEAAADVLAGRGELPPPSSVKSQRPTHLLEVAREAMACTWEVILPASEHARGAEGALEALDLVETLEDQLTVFRSHSEVSRLNQTAAREAVLVEGRLFELLAHACRLHEQTGRAFDITSAPLTKCWGFYRREGRVPTADEIAAALDVVGSQHLLLDRDSQTVRFARPGVEINLGAIGKGYTLDRCGELLRQQGVANALLHGGNSSILAIGDRYPPEKSTAPGATEASSNEPRFQGWRVALRHPLKPQQRLAEIRLENEALGTSGTGNQYFHHQGKRYGHILDPRTGQPASGVLSATVIAPSAADADALSTACFVLGLSEATQLITQLGLRALLVTPGPGVEIELHPINLPSDRWTSITE
- a CDS encoding PEGA domain-containing protein — protein: MEESGSAGRIRSCSTRGPQLSLNSRRDFPPQPATIFMTTQTHSPEARRTSSPTGRWSVIGLLVVLCLFSTGCVRRRLTVRTFPPGAQVFVDDQEVGVTPCSTNFIYYGTRKLTIIKDGYRTETLYQEISPPWYQIPPLDFAAENLTTREFRDERIVDVTLVPQEVVPPEQLQSRAQSLRDQVRGGGVTSLPPGAAAAAEQSQPPKIGLPGDGLPGGEPQLYLPDGVSAPPPSAGMRPGSGETYISPPTGFTPAPADSGFTPPLPPNPYLPPQ
- a CDS encoding thioredoxin family protein; the encoded protein is MPLDLFTATAWRIVRQGLIAATLLGLVVCANSAKGVDPNRTADPTRPIAPAGELDAPFDPSAPASEGASQPRFNLPAALPGLAGDGGIAGGLGLGDSSGEHVFFSAKLTAEEGTNRGTISLTADIEQGFHIYSITQPPKGPQKSVIELVPHPQVKLSGRFTPDQEPKLHDTGIFPVLAEEHTGKITWSAPVEFSEGVNPEELTLEISFQGQVCDDIKGSCQNIEPTKVAAKFSGTTQPAESSGVYLPKFGKLKLEGTIEPAVANPGSVITVTIKATPIDGYHVYAYAPVDRPDVIANKPTLIDISRRLGWKMGEVKASSEPIFKKGDAVVGDSYYHEEPITWTTTVAVPMEATFGDFDLVGYIGYQTCLDTSCLQPTGAQFKATVTVSQDSPSGVQKLAFSDYSYAKVAELAKESSELKLAASPSGRDLPINWGTLTPILGLAFLGGLILNLMPCVLPVLGLKILSFAKQGGQSRSKVILLNVAYTAGLLSVFLVLAALVAFANMGWGEQFTQLWFRVTVTAIVFVMSLSFLGVWELPIPGFATSEKASELQSQEGVQGAYYKGIFTTVIATPCSGPFLGTVLGLTLDQPIPAIFMIFTMAGLGMASPYLLVGLFPQLSRVIPKPGAWMETFERLLGFLMLLAAVVQFSTIGAEHYTAALMLMVGLAFACWMIGRVPETATTNQKISSWFTGTAVAATIGFLAFAFLTAPHASEELPWQPYSKASLAQLQSEGKTVLVDFTADWCLTCQYNSRTAINTPKVQELVKKNGVVTLLADWTNPSPEIKDQLTALRKASIPLLVVYPAGKPQDAIVLPDLIFENQVIEALEKAGPSQGESAAAQAVVGSTNHAAR
- the purH gene encoding bifunctional phosphoribosylaminoimidazolecarboxamide formyltransferase/IMP cyclohydrolase; the encoded protein is MYAPPVRRAIISVSDKTGLASFAKGLVACGVEIYSTGGTRKHLIDHGVAARDVAEYTQFPEMLDGRVKTLHPKIFGGILVRHDQPEDLELIAEHGIVTMELVVVNLYPFQETIAREGVTREEAIEQIDIGGPSLVRAAAKNHAFTSIVTSAEQYGEVLGEIRAHGATSLELRRKLAGRAFAKTADYDTAIAAYFAKQEGDDSIFPKQLALTFDRQTELRYGENSHQRGAVYQTRGSSGPSLVTAKQLNGKELSYNNLLDLDSALAIVRGIEMPAVTVIKHNNPCGAATGDSISLACSKALAGDPQSAFGGVLGFNRVLDIATAELLSTPGLFIEAIVAPDFHPAAVEILRTRPKWKANVRLLSVGPLDRPPTAISYRQIEGGMLVQEADVGRDLPSDWKVVTTTTPPPEVTRDLAFGWEMVRHVKSNAIVVVKDTMLLGCGAGQMSRVDSVEISLTKAGERSTGAVLASDAFFPFADSIERAAKAGIIAIIQPGGSVRDEEVIAACNQHNIAMIFTGRRHFKH
- a CDS encoding DMT family transporter, whose amino-acid sequence is MNFPPTVDDRTLARARMMAFVAAVLWSTSGFFAKTAYLADWAPERLCFWRAVFATLILLPLVRAPKFSWLLLPLGISFSLMTTTFLTAMKWGTAANAIWLQCTGPVWMLLVGVLFLGERLRRADVLQMCFAGAGIAVILWFEAQGESLAAVAIALSSGVCYAVVVLILRQLRDFDGTWLIAVCHLTNAIVLAPFALWNQPLPEGMQWPLLIAFGMLQLGLSYVLFARSLRSIPGHEAALIALVEPILVPVWGYLTDGNAPAWWTIVGAALILVGLATTVLRSKPIPPTKVPMAAEVPLASSDKPL